A region from the Natronorubrum halophilum genome encodes:
- a CDS encoding PadR family transcriptional regulator: MTKWLRSGRRRDICFLLAGADEGELRSQQLKSRLESHYDAHLEPKAFYGSLSALVDAGFVEKRTDGIHDVYALTDGGERRVRDHYEWVRGCLEDDGGQA; encoded by the coding sequence ATGACCAAGTGGCTCCGAAGCGGTCGCCGCCGCGACATCTGTTTCCTGCTCGCCGGCGCGGACGAGGGCGAACTGCGCAGCCAGCAGTTGAAGTCCCGTCTCGAGTCCCACTACGACGCCCACCTCGAGCCGAAGGCGTTCTACGGCTCGCTGTCGGCGCTCGTGGACGCGGGCTTCGTCGAAAAGCGAACGGACGGCATTCACGACGTCTACGCGCTCACCGACGGCGGCGAGCGACGGGTTCGAGACCACTACGAGTGGGTACGAGGGTGTCTCGAGGACGACGGGGGACAAGCGTAG
- a CDS encoding DUF3267 domain-containing protein, with protein MSDTVPQSPPQLIATFRRTRSVAFQWVVVSVVGFFASAYAFGHVLAAIRGGSLEPIVITILGPTDAVVWLVVSVGVVALVVILHELLHGVFMARYGGDPGYGIGVSYFLLPYAYAETAGTSYTRNQLLVALLAPFVGITAVGLAALVVYPSALLLVPLAANAAGSIGDLWMAGVLLQYPADVRVGALPDAETQGFGIYSTTDGGCSRIPGTQLFSTVISGAVGTLAILSIAVLGMVFLSLAVGSGTVVLGDPAGRWFLFRHELRSYGQVHLEIGTPLVVGLTALGGITWALGREGYRALGLE; from the coding sequence GTGAGCGATACGGTCCCCCAGAGCCCGCCACAACTGATCGCGACGTTCCGCCGTACGCGATCGGTCGCGTTCCAGTGGGTCGTCGTCTCCGTAGTCGGCTTTTTCGCTTCCGCGTACGCGTTCGGCCACGTCCTCGCGGCGATCCGCGGCGGTTCGCTCGAGCCGATCGTCATCACGATACTTGGGCCGACGGACGCGGTCGTCTGGCTCGTCGTTTCGGTCGGGGTAGTCGCGCTCGTCGTGATTTTACACGAACTGCTTCACGGCGTGTTCATGGCCCGATACGGCGGCGATCCGGGGTACGGTATCGGCGTCTCGTACTTCCTCCTGCCGTACGCCTACGCGGAGACGGCGGGGACGAGTTACACGCGAAACCAGTTGCTCGTCGCCCTGTTGGCACCGTTCGTCGGAATCACGGCGGTCGGTCTCGCCGCACTGGTCGTCTATCCCTCCGCCCTGTTGCTCGTCCCGCTGGCGGCCAACGCCGCCGGCTCGATCGGCGACCTCTGGATGGCCGGCGTCCTCCTGCAGTATCCCGCCGACGTTCGCGTCGGCGCGCTCCCCGACGCGGAGACGCAAGGGTTCGGCATCTACAGCACGACCGACGGAGGCTGTAGCCGGATTCCCGGCACGCAGCTCTTCTCGACGGTCATCTCCGGCGCTGTCGGCACGCTCGCGATACTTTCGATCGCGGTCCTCGGCATGGTGTTTCTCTCGCTCGCCGTCGGCTCGGGAACCGTCGTCCTCGGCGATCCGGCCGGTCGCTGGTTCCTCTTCCGGCACGAACTCCGCTCGTACGGCCAGGTCCATCTCGAGATCGGGACTCCCCTCGTGGTCGGTCTCACGGCGCTCGGCGGCATCACGTGGGCGCTCGGCCGCGAAGGGTATCGCGCGCTCGGCCTCGAGTAA
- a CDS encoding SDR family oxidoreductase, which translates to MTRTVLVAGAHGQVGQHLTELLGERDHEVRAMIRDESQVEDVESLGAEAVVADLTASVDHAVEGCDSIVFAAGSGGNDVYGVDRDGAINLLEAAEESGVDRFVMLSSMGADDPESGPDALEDYLIAKAEADERLRRSEVAHTIVRPGELTNEPGTGRIRAAESLESGDGDIPREDVARTLAAALERDDLAGETFEILGGDEPIDEELEAVGSR; encoded by the coding sequence GTGACACGAACCGTACTCGTCGCCGGTGCTCACGGACAAGTGGGACAGCACCTCACCGAACTACTCGGCGAACGCGACCACGAGGTCAGGGCGATGATCCGCGACGAGTCCCAGGTCGAGGACGTGGAGTCCCTCGGTGCCGAGGCGGTCGTCGCGGATCTCACGGCGTCCGTCGATCACGCCGTCGAGGGCTGCGATTCGATCGTCTTCGCCGCCGGCTCCGGTGGCAACGACGTCTACGGGGTCGATCGTGACGGGGCGATCAACCTACTCGAAGCCGCGGAAGAGTCGGGAGTCGACCGATTCGTCATGCTCAGTTCGATGGGGGCCGACGACCCCGAATCGGGTCCCGACGCGCTCGAGGACTATCTGATCGCGAAAGCGGAAGCCGACGAACGGCTCCGACGGAGCGAGGTCGCACATACGATCGTCCGACCGGGCGAATTGACGAACGAGCCGGGAACCGGCCGGATTCGGGCCGCAGAGTCCCTCGAGTCGGGCGACGGCGACATCCCTCGCGAAGACGTCGCGCGGACGCTCGCGGCGGCGCTCGAGCGGGACGACCTCGCCGGCGAGACATTCGAGATCCTCGGCGGTGACGAGCCGATCGACGAGGAACTCGAAGCGGTCGGCTCGAGGTGA